One region of Alosa sapidissima isolate fAloSap1 chromosome 1, fAloSap1.pri, whole genome shotgun sequence genomic DNA includes:
- the LOC121679890 gene encoding uncharacterized protein LOC121679890 produces the protein MSKILNHPFNVNAEAESDAADDLNIPVCLAENAPSDDVWSDAASDWPMSYESESEIEFNVVDDNVIDEFWSDALTETDTSDEQSVESAECLGEELRGWAIDSQVPQCHLNGLLGILRKYHPYLPKDSRTLLGTPTNYEVQQIAGGTMHYFGVEKGIRHILHQIDPLPKAIHLQVNIDGLPLFKSSNQQFWPILGLVEEDKTKQPFVIALYLGSKKPANVNLFLETFVNEYGKLKLEGVDVIGKCVDIKISNFVCDASAQAFVKNIKAHNAYHGCEKCTQEGTWAENRMTFPEVDSPLRIDASFINKDDEFHHKGTSVLTEVGIGMVSQFPFDFMHLVCLGVMRKLIGFWMRGPCPTRLGAHQIGLISAALVSFAMTLPREFARKGRSLVEVDRWKATEFRTFLLYTGPVALKDHLPNVLYHNFMLLHVAVRILCCPSLCLQYCDFAEKLLITFVEHFQSVYGNYVVYNIHGLTHLANDSRQFGALHNFSAFPFENFLYTIKKMIRTPTQPLQQIIRRLSEKASVRAKKRVFKDGFYQEHKNGPLPYNVTQFTQYKQYINGGTLISLSEGDNYILFNGDIHIVKNILKDKEASHLVCLKFQNKSSFFTYPIDSSSLNISFVKQPGQSLTIVPLQTVTKVILLQYKDGFVAYPLLHTA, from the coding sequence atgtccaaaatcctgaaccacccctttaacgtCAATGCTGAAGCTGAATCTGACGCAGCCGACGATTTAAATATACCGGTATGCCTGGCAGAAAACGCCCCTTCTGATGATGTGTGGTCAGATGCTGCATCTGATTGGCCCATGTCCTATGAATCAGAGTCTGAGATTGAGTTTAATGTTGTTGATGATAACGTTATTGATGAATTTTGGTCAGATGCTCTGACAGAAACTGACACAAGTGATGAACAATCTGTTGAGTCTGCAGAGTGTCTTGGGGAGGAGCTCAGAGGTTGGGCAATAGACAGCCAAGTACCACAATGCCATCTAAATGGGCTCTTGGGCATCCTGAGAAAATATCATCCCTATCTCCCAAAGGATTCCCGCACTCTTTTAGGCACTCCAACTAATTATGAGGTCCAGCAGATTGCTGGTGGCACCATGCATTATTTTGGAGTTGAGAAAGGCATTAGGCATATATTACACCAGATAGACCCTCTCCCAAAGGCCATTCATTTACAAGTAAATATTGATGGACTGCCTTTGTTCAAAAGCAGCAATCAGCAGTTCTGGCCCATTCTAGGCTTGGTAGAGGAAGACAAAACAAAGCAACCATTCGTCATTGCTTTATATCTTGGGTCTAAAAAACCAGCGAACGTCAATCTGTTCCTGGAAACATTTGTGAATGAATATGGAAAGCTTAAATTAGAGGGTGTGGATGTTATTGGCAAATGTGTAGATATTAAAATTTCTAATTTTGTTTGTGATGCAAGTGCACAGGcttttgtgaaaaacattaaagCCCACAATGCATACCATGGCTGTGAAAAATGCACACAGGAGGGAACGTGGGCCGAAAATCGCATGACTTTTCCTGAAGTTGATTCACCTTTACGGATAGATGCGTCTTTTATTAATAAAGACGATGAGTTTCACCATAAAGGGACCAGTGTGTTGACAGAGGTTGGAATTGGTATGGTCTCCCAATTTCCATTTGATTTTATGCACCTTGTTTGTCTTGGGGTTATGAGAAAGTTGATTGGGTTTTGGATGAGGGGACCGTGTCCTACTCGTTTAGGTGCTCATCAGATAGGCCTAATTTCTGCAGCTCTTGTGTCCTTTGCAATGACACTCCCCAGAGAGTTTGCACGGAAAGGGCGATCACTTGTTGAGGTAGATAGGTGGAAAGCGACAGAGTTCAGAACTTTTCTCCTGTACACTGGTCCAGTGGCACTGAAAGACCATCTGCCGAATGTTCTATACCACAATTTTATGCTTCTGCATGTAGCCGTTAGAATTTTATGCTGCCCCTCACTGTGCCTCCAGTACTGTGATTTTGCTGAAAAGTTACTGATCACATTTGTTGAGCATTTTCAATCTGTTTATGGTAATTACGTTGTGTATAACATACACGGGCTGACACATCTTGCCAATGATTCAAGGCAGTTTGGTGCGCTGCATAATTTCTCAGCTTTCCCATTTGAGAACTTCCTctacacaattaaaaaaatgatTAGGACCCCTACCCAGCCCCTTCAACAGATCATCAGGAGATTGTCAGAAAAAGCAAGTGTCAGAGCGAAAAAAAGGGTTTTCAAGGATGGTTTTTACCAGGAACATAAGAATGGGCCTCTTCCATACAATGTGACGCAATTTACACAATATAAGCAATATATTAATGGTGGAACTTTGATTAGTTTATCAGAGGGAGACAACTACATTCTGTTCAATGGAGACATTCATatagttaaaaatattttaaaagacAAGGAAGCATCACATTTAGTCTGTCTTAAATTCCAAAACAAATCATCTTTTTTTACCTACCCCATTGATTCATCAAGTCTTAATATATCCTTTGTGAAACAACCCGGGCAGTCATTGACTATTGTCCCTCTTCAGACTGTTACAAAAGTCATTCTTTTACAATATAAGGATGGGTTTGTGGCATATCCTTTACTGCATACTGCTTAA